In Triticum aestivum cultivar Chinese Spring chromosome 5B, IWGSC CS RefSeq v2.1, whole genome shotgun sequence, the following proteins share a genomic window:
- the LOC123111072 gene encoding amino acid permease 6 has protein sequence MEMERRSVVYDSEGGDDHERQGTVWTATSHIVAAVVGSGVLALAWTVAQLGWVVGPLVLLGFSCVTYYTSTLLANCYRYPDPVSGAVNREYIDAVRCYLGRKNVLLCGCAQYVNLWGTLVGYTITASTSMVAVKRVNCFHRSGFSTTGCNSSGSTYMVLFGLMQLLLSQLPSLHNIAWLSVVAVATSFGYSFISLGLCAAKWASHGGVRGTLAGASVDAPRDKAFNVLLALGNIAFSYTFADVLIEIQDTLKSPPAENKTMKRASLYGLSMTTVFYLLLGCTGYAAFGDDAPGNILTGLAFYEPYWLVDVANVCVIMHLAGAYQVFAQPIFARLESYVACRWPDAKIINATYYVRVPGRPSSSVPVAPLKLVLRTVIIMFTTLVAMLLPFFNAVLGLIGALGFWPLSVYFPVSMHIARLKIRRGEGRWCWLQAMSFVCLLISLAASIGSVQDIVHNLKTATPF, from the exons ATGGAAATGGAGAGGAGATCAGTAGTGTATGATTCTGAAGGAGGTGATGATCATGAGAGGCAAG GGACGGTGTGGACGGCGACGTCGCACATCGTGGCGGCGGTGGTCGGCTCCGGCGTGCTGGCACTGGCGTGGACGGTGGCGCAGCTGGGGTGGGTGGTGGGCCCACTCGTCCTTCTGGGCTTCTCCTGCGTTACCTACTACACCTCTACCCTCCTGGCCAACTGCTACCGCTACCCGGACCCCGTCTCCGGCGCCGTCAACCGGGAGTACATCGACGCCGTCCGGTGCTACCTCG GCCGGAAGAACGTGCTGCTGTGCGGGTGCGCGCAGTACGTGAACCTGTGGGGCACGCTTGTGGGCTACACCATCACGGCAAGCACCAGCATGGT CGCGGTGAAGCGAGTCAACTGCTTCCACCGGTCGGGTTTCAGCACGACGGGATGCAACTCGTCGGGGAGCACGTACATGGTGCTGTTCGGCCTAATGCAGCTGCTGCTCTCCCAGCTTCCCAGCCTCCACAACATCGCCTGGctctccgtcgtcgccgtcgccacctCCTTCGGCTACTCCTTCATCAGCCTCGGCCTCTGCGCCGCGAAGTGGGCCTCCCATGGTGGCGTGCGCGGCACCCTCGCCGGCGCCAGCGTCGACGCGCCCCGTGACAAGGCCTTCAACGTCCTCCTGGCCCTCGGCAACATCGCCTTCTCCTACACCTTCGCCGACGTGCTCATCGAGATCCAGGACACTCTCAAGTCTCCTCCCGCGGAGAACAAGACCATGAAGCGCGCGTCGCTCTACGGCCTCAGCATGACCACCGTCTTCTACCTCCTCCTCGGCTGCACCGGCTACGCCGCCTTCGGCGACGACGCCCCCGGGAACATCCTCACGGGTCTGGCCTTCTACGAGCCCTACTGGCTCGTCGACGTCGCCAACGTGTGCGTCATCATGCACCTCGCGGGCGCCTACCAGGTGTTCGCGCAGCCCATCTTCGCGAGGCTGGAGAGCTACGTGGCGTGCCGGTGGCCGGACGCCAAGATCATCAACGCCACCTACTATGTGCGCGTGCCGGGCCGGCCGTCTTCGTCGGTGCCGGTGGCGCCGCTCAAGCTGGTGTTGCGCACCGTCATCATCATGTTCACCACGCTGGTGGCCATGCTGCTGCCGTTTTTCAACGCCGTGCTGGGGCTCATCGGCGCGCTAGGATTCTGGCCGCTGTCCGTCTACTTCCCTGTCAGCATGCACATCGCGAGACTCAAGATCAGGCGCGGCGAGGGGCGGTGGTGCTGGCTGCAGGCTATGAGCTTTGTCTGCCTCCTCATCTCCCTCGCCGCAAGCATCGGGTCCGTGCAGGACATCGTGCACAACCTCAAGACCGCCACCCCCTTCTAG